In Streptomyces venezuelae, the sequence TCGGCATCGCGCTGCTGCTGCTCCTGCTGCCGATCTCCCAGGGCCACGAGTGGGGCTGGGGCTCCGCCCGGACGCTGGGCAGCTTCGCCGGCGCCGCCGTCATGGCCGCCGTCTGGGTGCTCGTCGAGCGCAAGGTGAGCGAGCCGCTCGTCGACATGAAGATGTTCGTCCACCGCCCCGTGCTCATGGCCAACCTGGCCGGCGTCCTCGTCGGCTTCGGCATGTTCGCGAACTTCCTGGGCGTCTCGTACCTCGTCCAGATGCCCGAGGCCCTCACCGGCTACGGCTTCGACGCGTCCATCCTGCGCGCCTCCGTGCAGTTCCTGCTGCCCGGCGCCATCGTCTCGCTGCTCGCCTCGCCCGTGGGCGGCCAGATCGTGCGCCACCGGGGTCCGCGTACGGCACTGGCCCTGGCCGCGGCCCTCGGCGCGGCCGGCTTCGCCTGGCTGGTCCTGGACCACCAGCACAGCTTCTCGGTGATCGGCGCCGGCCTCGTCGTCGGTGCGGCCGTCAGCTTCGGCTACGCCGCCATGCCCGCCGTGATCATGTCCAGCGTCCCGCACCACCAGAGCGGCATCGCCAACGGCATCAACTCGATCTCCCGCTCCACGGGCAGTGCGATCGGCAGTGCCGTCGTCACCACGATCCTGGCGTCCAAGACCATCGAGCACCTGCCGGCGGGGGTCCCCCCGCTTCCCGCCGAGTCCGGGTTCACCCTCACCTTCGGCATCGGAGCCGTGGCCTTCGCCCTGGTCGCGGTCATCAGCTGGATCGGCCTGCGGCACGGGCAGGGCACCGTGGCGGCGGCCGGGACGGCAGACGGGGCGAAGAAGGCGGACGAGGCCGAGAAGGCCGGCGTCACCGGCTGACCGGCGGTCCGCCCCGTCACCCGACCCCCGGCCCGGGGGCCCGGCCACCGCGTGTCGCTCGCGGCGGTCGGGCCCCCGGGCCTTGCATGGTGGGTGCATGAAGGCTACGGAGGTCATCGCCGACGGTTTCGGACGCATCCGGGAGATCGTGCACGAGGTCGTGGAAGGGGTCCCGCCGGAGCTCCTCAACGCGCGCGTGGACCCGGCGGCGAACTCGGTCACCTGGCTCATCTGGCACCTGACCCGCGTCCAGGACGACCACATCGCGGACGCGGCCGGCACCGAGCAGGTCTGGGACTCCGAGGGCTGGTCGGACCGGTTCGCACTGCCCCTGCCCGCCGGGTCGACCGGATACGGGCACACACCACGGGACGTCTACACCGTGCGGGTCGACTCGGGCGAGCTGCTGCTGGCGTACTTCGACGCGGTGCACGAGCGGACCACGCGGTTCGTCCACGGGCTCGCCGCCGCCGACCTGGACCGGGTGGTCGACGAACGCTGGGATCCGCCGGTCACCCTCGGGGTCCGCCTGGTCAGCGTGCTGGAGGACGATCTGCAGCACGCCGGGCAGGCGGCCTTCGTACGGGGCGTACTGGAGCGCGACCGGGGCGCGTAGGCCGCGCCGCGCCGCCCGCGCGTACGCAGGGCCGGGACCCCGTCCGGGTCCCGGCCCTGTCGCGTTACGCTCCGCTCGCGTCGAGCATGCCCTCACGCTCGACGATCTTCACCCGCTCGCGGCCCTGGGGCTCGCCGAGGGCCTTCTCCGCCGCGTCGAGCTTGTACCAGCCCTCCCACGTCGTGTAGCGGACGCCGCGCTCGCCGAGGAAGGTCTCGACGGCCTCGGGCGCCGGGGCGGCCGGCTCGCCCAGGCGGCCCTCCGCGTGGTCGGCGAGCAGGTTCGCGACGGTCTCGTTCGCGTCGCCCTTGGTGTGGCCGATCAGGCCGACCGGACCGCGCCGGATCCATCCGGTGACGTACGTCGACTGCAGGTGCTCACCGGCCTCGATCACCCGTCCACCCTCGTCCGGGACCGTACCGGAGTCGACGTCCCAGGGGAGCTTGGGCAGCTCGTCGGAGAGGTAGCCGACGGCACGGTAGACGGACTGGATGTCCCAGTCGGTGAAGTTGCCCGTGCCCTTGACGTTGCCCGTGCCGTCGAGCTCCGTGCGCTCGGTGCGCAGGCCGACCACCTTGCCGTCCTCGCCGAGGATCTCGGAGGGCGACTCGAAGAAGTGCAGGAACAGCTTGTGCGGGCGCTCGCCGATGTCGCGGATCGCCCAGTTCTCCAGGGTCTTGGCGACCATGTCGGCCTGCTTGTTGGCCCGGCGGGTGGCTATGGAGCCCTCGTCGTAGTCGATGTCCTCGGGGTTGACGATGACCTCGATGTTGGGCGAGTGGTCCAGCTCCCGGAGCTCCATGGGGCTGAACTTGGCCTGCGCCGGACCGCGGCGGCCGAAGACGTGCACCTCCAGGGCCTTGTTCGCCTTGAGCCCGTCGTAGACGTTCGCCGGGATCTCGGTCGGCAGCAGTTCGTCGGCCGTCTTCGCGAGGATGCGTGCGACGTCGAGGGCGACGTTGCCGACACCGAGCACGGCGACCTTCTCCGCGTCCAGCGGCCAGGTGCGCGGGACGTCGGGGTGGCCGTCGTACCAGGAGACGAAGTCTGCGGCGCCGTAGGAGCCGTCGAGCTCGACGCCCGGGATGTTCAGCGCGCGGTCGGCCGTGGCGCCGGTCGAGAAGATCACGGCGTCGTAGAAGGACCGCAGCTCGTCGAGGCTGATGTCGTTCGGGTAGTCGACGTTCCCGAAGAGGCGCACCTGCGGCTTGTCGAGCACCTGGTGAAGGGCGGTGATGATGCCCTTGATCCGGGGGTGGTCGGGGGCCACGCCGTACCGGATCAGGCCGAAGGGAGCGGGCATCCGCTCGAAGAGGTCGATGGACACACCGGGCTCGACGGCTGCCTCGGACTTCAGCAGCGCGTCGGCGGCGTAGATACCGGCGGGGCCGGCACCGACGATTGCTACCCGCAGAGGGCGAGGCATGGCAGGGGTTCCCTTCGAGCGACGGCAAGGTGGATCAAGGGGAACCCTAAACGAAGGCAAACCTAACCCGGCACCCGGTGTCCCTTTATGGCCTCATAACCAAATCTTATGACCTCCCCAAGCAGCCCTTGGGGAGGCGAGGAACTCGCTGGTCAGCGCCGACGCCACCTGACAGACTGAAACCGCTTGATCACCCCAGGAGGACAACAGATGGCTGACGAAACCGACACCCCGCAGGACGAGTCCCCGGCCGAGGCGGCCAAGCGCAAGTTCCGGGAGGCCCTGGAGCGCAACGCCGCGAACGCCCACTCCCAGCAGGCCCACCAGAACCGGGCCAAGGTCCAGGGCTCCAGCAGCGCCGCGAGCGGCAAGAACAAGAAGGTCCGCCGCAAGAGCGGCTGACCCTCGGATCCGAGGAGCTCGCCCCCGCCGCCGTGGCCGGGGGTGGCTCGATCGGCATTGGGCCTTTCGGGTGAGTCGGGATAACCCCGCACGCCGTCGACAGTTGATCAGCACGCCCCGCCGAGGGCAGCCGTCACACGCGACAGTGCGAACCAGAAGGATCCCCACATGCTCAAGAAGTTCATGGCCACCGCAGCCGCCACCGCCGCCGTGCTCGGCGCGGGTGCCGCAGTCGCCTCCCCGGCGATGGCGATCGGCAACGACAACGGCGTCAACACCGTCAACGGCAACGGCTCGGCCCAGATCTACGGCAACCAGGAGACCCACGGCAAGATGAGCCCGCAGCTCGGTGCCATCCAGGGCTCGCTCAACAAGCTCTGCGTCGGCCTGCCGGCGAAGGTCAACGCCCAGTCCGTGCTCGCGCTCATCGCCAACGTGGGAGTCCAGGACGTCAACGTCCTGTCGAACCCGCAGAACCAGCAGTGCGCCGAGAACTCCACCCAGGCCAAGGGGGACGAGGCGCTCTCGCACATCGCCAGCAACATCCCGGTCCTCTCCGGGAACCTCTCCGCGGGCAGCTGATCGGCTCGATTCCGCGCCGGTGTCACGCGTCACGTGTGACACCGGCGCGTTTCATTTGGTCTAGACCTTGACAGGTTCAGACCATTTTCGCTTCAGTGGGCACCGTTCC encodes:
- a CDS encoding MFS transporter; this encodes MSTPSPAAPASGHRNETVIVFALSLAAMVVSMMQTLPVPILGLIREDLGTTTANVSWVTTATLLSAAVFTPLLGRFGDQHGKKPTLVAVLGVMVAGSVIAALASSLPLLILGRVLQGAATAIFPLALSVLREEVRPQKLPGAMALVSGTLAFGSGLALVATGLLTSGSGADYRNAFWMATGFALLALLAVVFLVPATRHKTGGRTDFLGALTLGIALLLLLLPISQGHEWGWGSARTLGSFAGAAVMAAVWVLVERKVSEPLVDMKMFVHRPVLMANLAGVLVGFGMFANFLGVSYLVQMPEALTGYGFDASILRASVQFLLPGAIVSLLASPVGGQIVRHRGPRTALALAAALGAAGFAWLVLDHQHSFSVIGAGLVVGAAVSFGYAAMPAVIMSSVPHHQSGIANGINSISRSTGSAIGSAVVTTILASKTIEHLPAGVPPLPAESGFTLTFGIGAVAFALVAVISWIGLRHGQGTVAAAGTADGAKKADEAEKAGVTG
- a CDS encoding mycothiol transferase — its product is MKATEVIADGFGRIREIVHEVVEGVPPELLNARVDPAANSVTWLIWHLTRVQDDHIADAAGTEQVWDSEGWSDRFALPLPAGSTGYGHTPRDVYTVRVDSGELLLAYFDAVHERTTRFVHGLAAADLDRVVDERWDPPVTLGVRLVSVLEDDLQHAGQAAFVRGVLERDRGA
- a CDS encoding FAD-dependent oxidoreductase, which translates into the protein MPRPLRVAIVGAGPAGIYAADALLKSEAAVEPGVSIDLFERMPAPFGLIRYGVAPDHPRIKGIITALHQVLDKPQVRLFGNVDYPNDISLDELRSFYDAVIFSTGATADRALNIPGVELDGSYGAADFVSWYDGHPDVPRTWPLDAEKVAVLGVGNVALDVARILAKTADELLPTEIPANVYDGLKANKALEVHVFGRRGPAQAKFSPMELRELDHSPNIEVIVNPEDIDYDEGSIATRRANKQADMVAKTLENWAIRDIGERPHKLFLHFFESPSEILGEDGKVVGLRTERTELDGTGNVKGTGNFTDWDIQSVYRAVGYLSDELPKLPWDVDSGTVPDEGGRVIEAGEHLQSTYVTGWIRRGPVGLIGHTKGDANETVANLLADHAEGRLGEPAAPAPEAVETFLGERGVRYTTWEGWYKLDAAEKALGEPQGRERVKIVEREGMLDASGA
- a CDS encoding DUF5302 domain-containing protein; translation: MADETDTPQDESPAEAAKRKFREALERNAANAHSQQAHQNRAKVQGSSSAASGKNKKVRRKSG
- a CDS encoding rodlin; its protein translation is MLKKFMATAAATAAVLGAGAAVASPAMAIGNDNGVNTVNGNGSAQIYGNQETHGKMSPQLGAIQGSLNKLCVGLPAKVNAQSVLALIANVGVQDVNVLSNPQNQQCAENSTQAKGDEALSHIASNIPVLSGNLSAGS